The following are from one region of the Littorina saxatilis isolate snail1 linkage group LG2, US_GU_Lsax_2.0, whole genome shotgun sequence genome:
- the LOC138960282 gene encoding zinc transporter ZIP4-like has protein sequence MVRLCRGVGRHYAIACMMALAVGNLCGDAILHLIPEAFSLGHDHGSRDNHNDNHEDDSMYRLSGGFVVNDVRLKCLALLGSVYLFWLLEIFTSRYHECVQPGSGKKTVAKEPSVSTISGDYNGAQSIPMSSLAEMTEVSLSGQTRDRESTYEIITPQVLGQAKPVVTEIAEFKASSRHLVWMIVVGDAVHNLADGLAIGAAFAHSIPLGLSTSMAVVCHEIPHELGDFAVLMSTGMKMRKALLLNLLSALTAFVGLYIGLGIGAQLAHRQWIFIIVAGMFLYVSLADLVPELIRYFRHFRNFRMFILQSVGLLSGFALMFLLVLLEDVLHF, from the exons ATGGTGAGACTGTGTCGAGGTGTTGGTCGTCACTACGCTATTGCCTGCATGATGGCGTTAGCTGTGGGCAACCTGTGCGGCGATGCCATCCTGCATCTTATTCCCGAG GCGTTTTCCCTTGGTCACGATCACGGATCCCGCGACAACCACAACGACAACCATGAAGACGATAGCATGTATCGGCTATCTGGAGGGTTCGTTGTGAACGACGTTCGTCTAAAATGCCTGGCCCTCTTGGGTAGCGTGTACCTCTTCTGGTTACTGGAGATCTTCACGTCCAGATACCACGAGTGTGTGCAACCTGGGTCTGGCAAG AAGACGGTGGCGAAGGAGCCATCTGTGAGCACAATAAGCGGGGATTACAACGGTGCGCAGTCCATTCCCATGTCTTCACTGGCCGAGATGACAGAGGTCAGTCTG TCAGGACAAACTCGTGACAGGGAGAGTACCTACGAGATTATCACCCCTCAGGTGCTGGGCCAAGCCAAACCTGTCGTCACAGAAATCGCAGAGTTTAAGG CCAGTTCCCGTCACCTGGTGTGGATGATAGTGGTGGGGGATGCAGTGCACAACCTGGCTGACGGACTGGCCATAGGGGCAGCCTTCGCTCACAGCATCCCTCTCGGACTGTCCACCTCTATGGCTGTCGTCTGCCATGAGATCCCGCATGAACTAG GAGACTTTGCCGTACTGATGTCGACGGGCATGAAGATGCGGAAAGCCTTGCTGCTGAACCTGCTATCAGCACTGACGGCCTTCGTGGGACTCTACATAGGGCTGGGGATAGGGGCCCAGCTGGCGCACAGGCAGTGGATCTTCATCATCGTGGCTGGCATGTTCCTCTACGTCTCTCTCGCTGATCTG GTTCCAGAGTTGATTCGCTACTTCCGACATTTCCGCAATTTCCGAATGTTCATTCTGCAGAGCGTTGGACTTCTGTCGGGCTTTGCTCTCATGTTTCTGCTTGTGCTTCTCGAGGATGTTTTGCATTTCTGA